One stretch of Chryseobacterium sp. LJ668 DNA includes these proteins:
- a CDS encoding DUF4294 domain-containing protein, translated as MKFHKVTFLFLFFFGVAVFGQQRDSVIIAKPLSQYPQDQLKTDEFGNKYYYDERQKAKIYEINGETVVVMDELVLLNKPRFNNQLDKNYYFFLNKKLYRVYPLFLTALQQYRDIQKEMMVMDTAAKRKYIKDRQNMLADQYEKQLRDLTTTEGQVFAKLMNRATGKNVFEIIKEMRGGWSAFWWNVKGKMADIDLKDKYNPHKNRTDEFLESLLQSNWNSGYLQPYPGAKDFKVSN; from the coding sequence ATGAAATTTCACAAAGTCACCTTTCTTTTTCTTTTCTTTTTTGGTGTTGCTGTATTTGGGCAACAGAGAGATTCTGTTATTATTGCAAAGCCTTTGAGCCAATATCCGCAAGATCAGCTAAAGACCGATGAGTTTGGAAATAAATATTATTACGACGAGAGACAGAAGGCTAAGATTTATGAAATTAATGGTGAAACGGTAGTGGTAATGGATGAATTGGTCTTGCTGAATAAACCCAGATTTAATAATCAGCTGGATAAAAACTACTATTTTTTTCTCAATAAAAAGTTATACAGAGTTTACCCGCTATTTTTAACAGCTTTACAACAATATAGAGATATTCAGAAAGAGATGATGGTTATGGATACTGCTGCTAAAAGAAAATATATAAAGGACCGTCAGAATATGCTCGCAGACCAGTATGAAAAGCAACTTAGAGATCTTACCACGACAGAAGGCCAGGTTTTCGCTAAATTAATGAACCGTGCTACAGGTAAAAATGTCTTTGAAATCATTAAAGAGATGCGTGGCGGCTGGAGCGCTTTCTGGTGGAATGTAAAAGGTAAAATGGCAGATATTGATTTGAAGGATAAATACAATCCGCATAAAAACAGAACCGATGAATTTTTAGAATCGCTTCTGCAATCTAATTGGAATTCAGGCTACTTGCAACCATATCCCGGAGCAAAAGATTTTAAAGTTTCAAATTAA
- the chrP gene encoding chryseobasin maturation metalloprotease ChrP, with product MKFEKKSLKFLEKYLNTSSPTGYEHKGQEVWMNYITPYVDKIEIDHYGTCYGIINPEAEFKVVIEAHADEISWYVNYITDDGLIYVIRNGGSDQTIAPSKVVHIHGEKGIIKGVFGWPAIHTRGANQDEPTPKIENIFIDCGATTKQEVEDLGIFVGCMITYPDEFFEMNDRYFVCRALDNRIGGFMIAEVARLLKENKKQLPFGLYITNSVQEEVGLYGADMIADTIKPNIAIVTDVTHDTTTPMIEKKKEGDQKCGNGPVVFFAPSVHHIIRELIIDTAKKKEIPYQRAAASRATGTDTDAFAHSNGGVPSALISLPLRYMHTTVEMVSKEDVGNVIQLIYETLLNIKPEMKLKYH from the coding sequence ATGAAATTCGAAAAGAAATCTTTGAAATTTTTAGAGAAATATTTAAACACTTCATCACCAACCGGATATGAACACAAGGGCCAGGAAGTTTGGATGAATTACATCACACCGTATGTTGACAAAATTGAAATTGATCATTACGGAACCTGCTATGGAATTATCAATCCGGAAGCTGAATTCAAAGTGGTTATCGAAGCTCATGCTGATGAAATCTCATGGTACGTAAATTATATTACCGATGACGGATTAATCTATGTAATCAGAAATGGAGGTTCAGATCAAACGATTGCCCCTTCAAAAGTTGTACATATACATGGTGAAAAAGGAATTATAAAAGGAGTTTTCGGCTGGCCTGCCATTCATACAAGAGGAGCAAATCAAGACGAGCCTACTCCAAAGATTGAAAATATTTTTATCGACTGCGGAGCCACAACGAAGCAGGAAGTAGAAGATTTGGGAATTTTCGTTGGTTGTATGATTACTTATCCGGATGAATTTTTCGAAATGAATGACCGTTATTTTGTATGCAGAGCTTTAGATAACAGAATCGGTGGATTTATGATTGCCGAAGTAGCAAGACTGTTAAAAGAAAATAAAAAACAGCTTCCTTTCGGTCTTTACATCACAAATTCGGTTCAGGAGGAAGTGGGATTGTATGGCGCAGATATGATCGCCGATACTATAAAACCAAATATTGCGATCGTCACCGATGTAACGCATGACACCACAACCCCGATGATCGAAAAGAAAAAAGAAGGGGATCAAAAATGTGGAAATGGCCCCGTTGTTTTCTTTGCACCAAGCGTTCATCATATCATTAGAGAATTAATTATTGATACTGCAAAAAAGAAAGAAATTCCTTATCAGCGAGCAGCAGCAAGCAGAGCCACAGGAACAGATACTGATGCGTTTGCGCACTCAAACGGCGGTGTTCCAAGTGCATTAATCTCATTACCATTGCGTTATATGCACACAACAGTTGAAATGGTATCAAAAGAAGATGTAGGAAACGTGATTCAATTGATTTATGAAACACTTCTCAACATAAAACCTGAAATGAAACTGAAATATCACTAA
- the rpe gene encoding ribulose-phosphate 3-epimerase, giving the protein MKTKLIAPSLLSADFGNLQRDIEMLNNSQADWLHIDVMDGRFVPNISFGFPVMKTIQQHARKFVDVHLMIVEPEKYVEEFIEYGADLVSIHYEACTHLHRTINLIQSKGAKAGVVLNPSTPVLMLEDIIADVDLVLLMSVNPGFGGQKFIENTYKKIAETKDLILSNNSTALIEIDGGVNLDNASKLFEAGADVLVAGNAVFSTENPERTIELLKM; this is encoded by the coding sequence ATGAAAACTAAGCTAATCGCTCCTTCCCTTTTATCCGCAGACTTCGGGAATCTGCAAAGAGATATTGAGATGCTGAACAATTCACAAGCTGACTGGTTACACATTGATGTTATGGACGGAAGATTTGTTCCCAACATTTCTTTTGGTTTTCCGGTCATGAAAACGATTCAGCAACATGCAAGAAAATTCGTGGATGTACATTTAATGATTGTTGAACCAGAAAAATATGTAGAAGAATTTATCGAATACGGGGCAGATCTGGTTTCAATACATTACGAAGCTTGTACGCATCTCCACAGAACGATCAATTTAATTCAAAGCAAGGGAGCAAAAGCTGGGGTTGTTTTAAATCCTTCCACCCCTGTTTTAATGCTTGAAGATATTATTGCAGATGTTGATTTGGTTTTACTAATGAGTGTAAATCCCGGATTCGGCGGTCAGAAATTCATTGAAAACACCTATAAGAAAATTGCAGAAACAAAAGATTTGATTTTAAGTAACAATTCTACTGCACTGATCGAAATAGATGGCGGCGTCAACCTTGATAATGCTTCTAAACTTTTCGAAGCAGGAGCAGATGTATTGGTTGCCGGTAATGCAGTTTTTTCGACAGAAAATCCTGAAAGAACTATAGAACTTTTAAAAATGTAA
- a CDS encoding nucleoside-diphosphate kinase, with translation MSNITFTMIKPDAVADGHVGAILGKISEGGFKIKALKLTQITVADAKKFYEVHAERPFYGELVDFMSSGPIVAAVLEKDNAVENFRTLIGSTNPADAAEGTIRKMFARSIGENAVHGSDSDENALIEAQFHFSGREIF, from the coding sequence ATGTCTAACATTACATTTACAATGATAAAGCCAGACGCTGTTGCTGATGGACATGTCGGAGCGATTTTAGGTAAAATTTCAGAAGGAGGTTTTAAAATTAAAGCATTAAAATTAACTCAGATAACAGTTGCCGATGCTAAAAAATTCTATGAAGTTCATGCTGAGAGACCATTTTATGGTGAACTAGTTGATTTCATGAGTTCAGGACCAATTGTTGCTGCGGTTTTAGAAAAGGATAATGCAGTTGAAAATTTCAGAACTTTAATCGGTTCTACAAATCCTGCAGATGCTGCTGAAGGAACTATCAGAAAAATGTTTGCCAGAAGCATTGGAGAAAATGCGGTACACGGATCTGATTCTGATGAGAACGCTCTTATTGAAGCACAATTCCATTTTTCAGGAAGAGAGATTTTCTAA
- the rsgA gene encoding ribosome small subunit-dependent GTPase A yields MKGKIIKSTGSWYQVLEMETDRIFEARIRGKFKLIKTRLTNPLAVGDFVEFQLEQDDIAWITKIEPRRNYLIRKAVNLSKEAHIIASNIDLACFIFTLKHPETSFGFLDRFLACCEAYNIQPLILFNKIDVLNEEEIEIVKDIQFLYQEIGYDSLEISSYSKLNLEDLQNLIKDQTSVFFGHSGCGKSTLVNALQPDLNLRTSEISDTHLKGKHTTTFAQMHFWHFGGNVIDTPGVREFAMIDIEKEEVQHYFPEIFRKRKECKFHNCMHINEPKCAVLESLETGEIQHSRYSTYIKLMEEAEENSEN; encoded by the coding sequence ATGAAAGGAAAAATCATTAAATCTACAGGAAGCTGGTATCAGGTTTTGGAAATGGAAACCGATAGAATTTTCGAGGCGAGAATTCGTGGTAAATTCAAATTAATCAAAACCAGATTGACTAATCCTCTTGCTGTGGGTGATTTTGTTGAATTTCAGCTTGAACAGGATGATATCGCGTGGATTACCAAGATTGAGCCACGCAGAAATTATCTTATCAGAAAAGCGGTTAACCTTTCAAAAGAAGCGCACATTATAGCTTCAAATATTGATTTAGCATGTTTTATCTTTACGCTTAAACATCCCGAAACGTCTTTCGGTTTCCTGGATCGTTTTCTGGCATGTTGTGAAGCCTACAATATCCAGCCTCTCATTCTTTTCAATAAAATAGATGTTTTAAATGAAGAAGAAATTGAGATCGTTAAAGATATTCAGTTTTTGTACCAAGAGATTGGTTATGACAGCCTTGAAATTTCGTCTTATTCAAAATTAAACTTAGAAGATTTACAAAATCTGATTAAAGACCAGACTTCAGTATTTTTCGGACATTCAGGATGTGGGAAATCTACTTTGGTTAATGCCTTACAACCTGATTTGAATCTCCGTACATCAGAAATTTCTGATACACATCTCAAAGGGAAACATACGACAACTTTTGCACAAATGCACTTTTGGCATTTTGGCGGAAATGTGATTGATACACCTGGTGTAAGAGAATTTGCAATGATTGATATTGAAAAAGAAGAAGTGCAGCATTATTTTCCGGAAATTTTCAGAAAAAGAAAAGAATGCAAATTTCATAATTGTATGCACATCAACGAACCCAAATGTGCTGTACTTGAATCTTTAGAAACCGGTGAAATTCAACATTCCCGATATTCAACCTACATTAAATTAATGGAAGAGGCTGAAGAAAATTCTGAAAACTAA
- a CDS encoding chorismate mutase, producing the protein MNLIDLKNDWIKEFPQPMMIAGPCSAESEAQMLETAKRIKNSGAQVPIFRAGIWKPRTKPNGFEGVGVIGLNWLKKVKQEYGFKTATEVANAHHVSAALEADVDILWIGARSTVNPFTVQEIAEALKGTQKIVLVKNPVNPDLALWIGALERLLGQDIQNLGAIHRGFSTYQKTKYRNNPNWQIALDFKSQFPDIPMLIDPSHICGNRTGLADITQEALNVGYQGAIIESHSNPDEAWSDASQQITPEVLGELISNLKVRNSGLAGFDNEMGRHRTLISDLDFQMIELLSQRMKISEQIGKLKKENDIAIFQPERWKVITEYAVQKARETGMSQDFIEKVFKAIHEESIEKQNNIMIDRR; encoded by the coding sequence ATGAATTTAATAGATTTAAAAAACGACTGGATCAAAGAATTTCCGCAACCAATGATGATTGCCGGACCTTGCAGTGCAGAAAGTGAAGCGCAGATGCTTGAGACAGCAAAAAGGATAAAGAATAGTGGTGCTCAGGTTCCTATTTTTCGTGCAGGAATCTGGAAACCCCGCACCAAGCCTAATGGTTTTGAAGGAGTAGGAGTTATCGGTTTAAACTGGTTAAAAAAAGTAAAACAGGAATACGGTTTCAAAACTGCCACAGAAGTTGCCAATGCACATCACGTTTCGGCAGCTTTAGAAGCAGATGTTGATATTTTGTGGATTGGAGCGCGCTCTACGGTCAACCCGTTTACAGTGCAGGAAATTGCTGAAGCTTTGAAAGGAACTCAAAAAATAGTGCTGGTAAAGAATCCTGTAAATCCTGATTTAGCACTGTGGATCGGTGCATTAGAAAGACTTTTAGGACAGGATATTCAAAATTTAGGCGCTATTCACCGAGGGTTTTCAACGTACCAAAAAACAAAATACAGGAATAATCCGAATTGGCAGATTGCTTTAGATTTTAAAAGTCAGTTCCCGGATATCCCAATGCTGATCGACCCTTCACACATTTGCGGCAATAGAACCGGTTTGGCAGATATCACACAGGAAGCTTTAAATGTTGGTTATCAAGGTGCAATTATAGAATCACATTCCAATCCTGATGAAGCCTGGAGTGATGCTTCTCAGCAAATTACTCCTGAAGTTTTAGGTGAATTAATTTCAAACTTAAAAGTGAGAAACTCCGGATTGGCGGGTTTTGATAATGAAATGGGAAGACATAGAACTTTGATTTCTGATCTGGATTTTCAGATGATCGAATTGCTTTCTCAAAGAATGAAAATATCTGAGCAGATCGGAAAACTGAAGAAAGAAAACGATATTGCCATCTTTCAGCCGGAACGCTGGAAGGTGATTACCGAATATGCTGTGCAGAAAGCCAGAGAAACAGGAATGTCACAGGATTTTATTGAAAAAGTTTTCAAAGCCATACACGAAGAATCTATTGAAAAACAAAATAATATCATGATCGACAGAAGGTAA
- the dnaX gene encoding DNA polymerase III subunit gamma/tau, which translates to MENFIVSARKYRPKQFNAVVGQSHITDTLEHAIEENQLAQALLFCGPRGVGKTTCARILARKINEKDGSVSEDGFAYNIYELDAASNNSVDDIRELIDQVRFAPQVGQYKVYIIDEVHMLSSAAFNAFLKTLEEPPAHAIFILATTEKHKIIPTILSRCQIYDFKRITILDIQEHLKEIAEKENIKYEDDALYLIAQKADGALRDALSIFDRLSTFSQKNITLAKAAEVLNILDYDQYLKIVDFTKENKIPEVLFAFNEIVKKGFDPHIFIAGLGNHFRDLMMAQNASTIDLIEVGEQTKIKFVEQAKNWNAQQLIDGIEICNHADINYKNSKNPRLTVEIALMQLASLTNVGDTAKKKSL; encoded by the coding sequence ATGGAAAACTTTATAGTATCTGCAAGAAAATACCGTCCGAAACAGTTTAATGCTGTAGTTGGGCAATCTCATATTACAGATACTTTAGAGCATGCGATCGAAGAAAATCAGTTGGCACAGGCTCTTCTTTTCTGCGGTCCACGTGGGGTTGGTAAGACAACTTGTGCGAGAATTTTAGCAAGGAAGATTAACGAAAAAGACGGTTCAGTTTCTGAAGACGGATTTGCCTATAATATTTATGAATTGGATGCTGCATCCAATAACTCTGTTGATGATATTCGGGAATTGATTGATCAGGTGCGTTTTGCGCCTCAGGTTGGTCAGTATAAAGTGTATATCATTGACGAGGTGCACATGCTTTCTTCTGCTGCTTTCAATGCTTTTCTTAAAACTTTGGAAGAACCGCCGGCTCATGCCATTTTTATTTTAGCTACAACAGAGAAGCATAAAATTATTCCTACCATCTTATCTCGTTGTCAGATTTATGATTTTAAGAGAATTACTATTCTTGATATTCAGGAGCATCTGAAAGAGATTGCCGAAAAAGAAAATATTAAATATGAAGATGATGCTTTATATTTAATCGCACAAAAAGCTGATGGAGCATTGAGAGATGCACTTTCAATTTTTGACAGACTGTCAACGTTTTCACAAAAAAATATTACGCTTGCAAAAGCTGCTGAAGTACTCAATATCTTGGACTACGATCAGTATCTTAAAATCGTTGATTTTACAAAAGAAAACAAAATTCCTGAAGTTCTTTTTGCATTTAACGAAATTGTAAAAAAGGGTTTTGATCCGCATATTTTTATTGCCGGTTTAGGAAATCATTTTAGAGATTTGATGATGGCGCAAAATGCTTCAACGATTGATTTAATTGAAGTCGGTGAGCAAACGAAAATTAAATTTGTAGAACAGGCAAAGAATTGGAATGCTCAGCAATTAATTGACGGAATTGAGATTTGCAATCATGCGGATATCAATTATAAAAATTCTAAAAATCCGAGGCTTACCGTAGAAATTGCTTTGATGCAGTTAGCTTCACTTACAAACGTTGGAGATACGGCTAAAAAAAAAAGTTTATAA
- a CDS encoding TetR/AcrR family transcriptional regulator: protein MPRKVVQGPIRDKEKTKQKLLNAVGKILKTKGYSGLMVSKIAAVAGFDKKLIYEYFGSTDKLIDEYIRSQDYWSRVDEKKMDVDLSDGGKEMSKIALLNQFEGLRKNKELQKIIVWELSESRLILKKLFEQREEVGESLFTNITDPYFGEKSEEYRAITALLVAGIYHLNLYTAHNGSTFCGIDTKSEAGRKKIEKAITDIIDFAYQKK from the coding sequence ATGCCTAGAAAAGTTGTACAAGGTCCGATAAGGGATAAAGAGAAAACAAAACAGAAACTACTGAACGCAGTAGGGAAGATCTTAAAAACCAAAGGTTATTCTGGATTGATGGTAAGTAAAATCGCTGCTGTTGCAGGATTTGATAAGAAATTAATCTATGAGTATTTTGGAAGTACAGACAAGTTGATCGATGAATATATAAGATCACAGGATTATTGGAGCAGGGTAGATGAAAAAAAGATGGATGTCGATCTGTCTGACGGTGGTAAAGAAATGTCTAAAATCGCTTTACTTAATCAGTTTGAAGGATTGAGAAAAAATAAAGAGCTACAAAAAATAATTGTTTGGGAACTATCTGAAAGCCGTCTTATTCTGAAAAAATTGTTTGAGCAACGTGAAGAGGTAGGTGAAAGTTTATTTACAAATATCACAGATCCGTATTTTGGAGAAAAATCTGAAGAATACAGAGCTATTACCGCATTGCTTGTTGCAGGAATTTATCATCTTAATCTGTACACGGCGCACAATGGGAGCACTTTCTGTGGAATTGATACAAAATCTGAGGCCGGAAGAAAAAAAATTGAGAAAGCAATAACTGATATCATAGATTTTGCGTACCAGAAGAAATAA
- a CDS encoding MarR family winged helix-turn-helix transcriptional regulator, whose amino-acid sequence MNFELLKDAVALLEEFDIINKKSSYPSSIEGFKLWICDNESQKKSDYDNEAYWEGKENGRTIESAITTLIVHLNRYAKTYSKSAISDSDFSTQEDFIYLINLKSFGAMSKIDLIKKNIHEKPVGNLIINRLLKQKWIEQNDSLEDKRIKLINITEKGLEVLENQMLKIRQATKIVSGNLSQQEKMDLIRILNKLDQFHHPIYSKNVNNKDLIDTVYKDFLSESN is encoded by the coding sequence ATGAATTTTGAATTGCTAAAAGATGCGGTCGCTTTGCTGGAAGAATTTGATATCATCAACAAAAAATCTTCATACCCTTCTTCTATTGAGGGATTTAAGTTGTGGATATGTGACAATGAATCTCAGAAAAAATCCGACTATGATAATGAAGCTTACTGGGAAGGCAAAGAAAATGGCAGAACCATAGAAAGTGCCATTACTACACTGATTGTTCATCTTAATCGATACGCAAAAACATATTCTAAATCTGCAATATCAGATTCTGATTTTTCTACACAGGAAGATTTCATTTACCTTATTAATCTTAAATCTTTTGGAGCTATGTCTAAAATCGATTTAATCAAAAAAAATATTCATGAAAAGCCCGTGGGAAATCTAATAATCAACAGACTTTTAAAACAAAAATGGATTGAACAAAACGACTCACTTGAGGATAAAAGGATAAAATTGATTAATATCACAGAAAAAGGTCTCGAAGTACTTGAAAATCAGATGCTAAAAATTCGTCAGGCTACAAAGATTGTTTCAGGTAATCTCAGCCAGCAAGAAAAAATGGACTTGATCAGAATTCTCAATAAATTAGACCAATTTCATCATCCGATTTACAGTAAAAATGTCAATAATAAAGATCTCATTGATACCGTTTATAAAGATTTTTTAAGTGAAAGTAATTAA